The Juglans microcarpa x Juglans regia isolate MS1-56 chromosome 8S, Jm3101_v1.0, whole genome shotgun sequence genome has a window encoding:
- the LOC121244302 gene encoding proteasome subunit beta type-7-B-like gives MPKAISCKMPDHWDEEVDGIWKPSKVPNPHIKDHGSTRKLRTPIIQGNGRLLGLIIQDGIILEADTRTIEGPIITEKNCEKIHYIAPNIHCCGAGTAPDAEAITGQFTTATASLPYWSRIKFVTALTLMKNHLFK, from the exons ATGCCGAAAGCTATAAGCTGTAAAATG CCTGATCATTGGGATGAAGAAGTGGATGGAATATGGAAACCCTCCAAGGTACCTAATCCACATATAAAGGACCATGGGAGCACAAG AAAATTAAGAACCCCAATTATACAGGGAAATGGAAGACTCCTTGGATTGATAATCCAG GATGGTATCATTCTTGAAGCTGATACAAGAACCATTGAAGGACCCATAATCACTGAAAAGAACTGTGAAAAGATTCATTATATTGCACCAAACATACATTGTTGTGGAGCAGGAACTGCTCCTGATGCAGAGGCAATAACAG GTCAGTTCACAACTGCAACTGCATCGCTACCATACTGGTCAAGAATCAAGTTTGTCACAGCACTCACCCTCATGAAGAATCACCTTTTCAAGTGA